A single genomic interval of Hevea brasiliensis isolate MT/VB/25A 57/8 chromosome 4, ASM3005281v1, whole genome shotgun sequence harbors:
- the LOC110657300 gene encoding probable purine permease 4, which produces MVLFVEAPPQNPPKTHLINSLTLHNIHQEQQPHQESSLVIMSNNINPTAQIEEVDQKAKPTNRYTLLLMISYLCLFVGSVSSSLLSKFYFIHKGSSRWVSTWVQSAGFPLLLFPIYLPYYLFKCTDRRPFDRFTLRILILSILIGLMLGINNLLFSWGNSYLPVSTSSLLLSSQLVFNLILSVIIVKQRITFQNLNCVILLTLSSVLLALSSSHDRPQGLTPTKYFIGFFSTIGAGLLFALYLPVMERIYRNVQCYEMVMEMQLVMEIAATALATVGMATDGGFREMKRESMSEFDKGGKWYWITVIGNLVTWQMCFMGTAGMVFLTSSLTGGICMTALLGMNVVGGVLVYGDEFGGGKLVSTLLCGWGFCSYVYGMYLKMKDQKQLHQESENKNLVMEMVHVVAPNSTV; this is translated from the coding sequence ATGGTTTTGTTTGTAGAAGCCCCACCTCAAAATCCTCCCAAAACCCATCTAATAAATTCTCTCACTCTCCACAATATTCATCAAGAACAGCAGCCGCACCAAGAATCATCTCTAGTCATCATGAGCAATAATATTAACCCAACTGCCCAAATTGAAGAAGTGGACCAAAAGGCTAAGCCTACTAACAGGTATACGCTTCTTTTGATGATCAGCTATTTGTGCCTGTTTGTGGGTTCGGTCTCTTCTAGCTTGCTGTCTAAGTTCTATTTCATCCATAAAGGTTCAAGCAGATGGGTCTCTACATGGGTCCAATCTGCTGgtttccctcttcttctcttcccCATTTACCTTCCTTACTATCTCTTCAAATGTACCGACAGACGACCGTTTGATCGCTTTACTCTGAGAATATTAATCTTGTCAATCTTGATAGGCCTCATGTTAGGCATAAACAATCTTCTCTTCTCATGGGGCAATTCCTATCTCCCAGTATCAACCTCATCTTTGCTTTTATCATCGCAACTCGTCTTCAATCTCATTCTCTCAGTCATCATCGTAAAACAAAGGATAACCTTTCAAAATCTCAATTGCGTAATCCTTCTTACCCTTAGCTCAGTCCTTCTAGCCTTAAGTTCAAGCCACGACAGGCCTCAAGGATTAACCCCGACTAAATACTTCATAGGGTTCTTCTCCACAATTGGAGCAGGCTTGTTATTTGCCCTATACTTACCGGTGATGGAAAGGATATATAGGAATGTCCAGTGTTACGAGATGGTGATGGAAATGCAGTTAGTGATGGAAATTGCAGCCACCGCACTAGCCACCGTAGGTATGGCAACAGACGGAGGATTCAGAGAGATGAAAAGAGAAAGCATGAGTGAATTCGATAAAGGAGGGAAGTGGTATTGGATAACAGTGATAGGGAACCTGGTAACATGGCAGATGTGCTTCATGGGGACGGCGGGGATGGTGTTCTTAACGTCGTCCCTGACCGGAGGGATATGCATGACGGCGCTGCTGGGCATGAACGTGGTGGGAGGAGTATTGGTGTATGGGGATGAGTTTGGTGGAGGGAAGTTGGTGTCCACTTTGCTCTGTGGGTGGGGATTTTGTTCTTATGTGTATGGAATGTACCTTAAAATGAAGGACCAGAAACAGCTTCATCAGGAAAGCGAGAATAAAAATCTTGTGATGGAGATGGTTCATGTTGTTGCCCCCAATAGCACTGTTTAA